The Amblyomma americanum isolate KBUSLIRL-KWMA chromosome 2, ASM5285725v1, whole genome shotgun sequence genome contains the following window.
ttgattaCCTGGCGATAGTCAACATtcactaacattgcacagcacacagcaccTTAGTCCTTTCTCCTCCATACAAGCACGCAGCCATCGTGGCCGGGCTCGAACCAAGGTACTGCGGCTAAGTTGGCAACAGACCGAAACATTTAGCCACCGCAACGGGTTCCCTGAAGCATCGAAGAAAATTAAGAGAAAAGAGGAGAGGAGGAAATATGAAACGCGCAGGGAGTGACTCTGAATGGACAGATGGTGCCCCAGAAGTGGTATTCGCCCTTGCTGCTTTGAGCCACCTAGTTCTGCCAGCGGTCGTCGTGCCTGCAGTGGGTGGCCAAAGGCAAAGTACCGCGCCTGTCCACGAccaatatcccccccccccctttcaactGAGTTTTTTTATTCGTATAGCCCAGACTACTAATCCACTGTCAAATTTTTTGAAGAGCCCAACGAACGCTTGTGTTAGTTGGGAAAGGATGACATTGATTTGGCTCGCAGGACTGCGCACGGTAAGGCCGCAAATGCAGAAAGATGAAGGCATCCGCATTGTGCGACCGAAGTGTGTCCGAAATGCACACGCATTTGTGCATACTGCTGATCAAGGTGGTGAACGATCATTTCAAGGAAAATTTGCGCAAAACACTCGGCATAggggagaaaaaaatatttctttgtgTTTGGTCAGCTAGGATGTATGAGGTCTTGTTTTTGTGTGTTGGAGCTAAAAGCTTCACTAAGCCTGCTTTTCgggccgtcagcggggccgcaagtttgaccttgaatgtagctagaggtcaaatcatgaacataactggtggtagtcaggttcggcACATGACATCAGCTACAGCAGTGACACCAGCGACTGTTACACAAATTATATCGattttgacctttgacctttggccgttgaccttgaccttcggtcaagcggcAAAAcatctgctggaatcgcatgcgcagggcatcaaagtgggttctgcataaaacgccggtgcactttgatgcgttcagcttaacgctaggtgtgttcgaggcgacgcctgtcgtggagaccgccagtcgctcgaccacgaacgtagccagggagatgcagctttttgccttCGACCACggataaccagagctaaacaatcagcaatttttttttgctactgaTATGATTCTGAATGGGACGTAGACCGTGCTTGCTTTTACGCATGTTGTGTGCCGTTAACTCTAGGATAGCACTTTTCAGTTCCTAGggtagttttctttttcttttagtacAGTTACAAGTTTAAGCTAATCTGTGTTCCGCCGCCGTGGTGGATGAGTTTTCAGTTCCTAGggtagttttctttttcttttagtacAGTTACAAGTTTAAGCTAATCTGTGTTCCGCCGCCgtggtggatgagtggttatagcgttcggctgccggcccgcaagacgcgggttcgatcccggccgcggcggtcgaatttcgatggaggcgaaattctagaggcccgtgtactgtgagatgtcagtgcacgttaaagaacctggtcaaaatttccggagcccttcactacggcgtctcttatagccgaagtcgctttgggacgttaaaccctcataaaccataatcTGTGTTCCTCCCTCCTCGTATGCCCTGTCTGCTGTGCGCAATTTTTTTAAACACACATTATAACTGAAACCGCCAGTCGTGCATGCCGGTACGTTAAGGAATGTCGTCGTTGCTTCAGTATCTTAAAACGTAACCGCTCATGACGCATCGTCTAAAACAGGTGTCGACTGTTGAAAAGTATTTGGAGTGTGCACATTGCTCCATTGATGTTACACTTTACGTGCTTCCGGCTCAAATAAAATGTACCGATTTCCCCTGTGAATTTTTCTCGCTGTGAAAAATATGATTCCTGTGCTGGTAACACAAACCCTTGTATTAAACTTAATGCCACCTTGAGGCGGCCGAGTCACTGTTGTCGTGTGCCACGTTTAGCTCGAAGTGCACGCCAGGGTGCGTATCCTATGCTTGTGGAAATTCGTCTCGTTCTTAGATACCTGCACGCTCGTTGACAGTTCTTTCATGACCGCTCAAGGAGCCACCGTACATGACAGATGAGGCCCTCGGGGCAACTTGGTACCTGAAATTGTATACGAACAACTGTTAGAAACTCGCGTTTTCATTTTTTACACGATCAAGAAATCAAAATTGGCCAAAAAGAGGCCCTCAGCGTGGATACATGCAATGCTTAAGTTCTAAGTTCCAAGGAGGTGCTTAAAATCGTGAGAAATGCTGACAACCCTCGCCTTTTGCGTGGTGCATCCAACCGCGCGAACATGTGGTCATGGTCGTGAACACCATTCAAGTAGCAAGTGGTGCACAGCTTGTAGCTGGAGCAGTCTTCGCACTCCCAGAGCGCGCCGTGTATGCTGCGCGCGTCACAGGAGTGGCAAGCGATTCCCTGGAACTTAGCAGCTGTAATATATGAAACAGAATGTTAATTTATTCAGATTTTTGTCTACCATATCCCtccgcagcggtggcccagtggtttaAAAACCCGTCTCGCATGTTCCAAGTGGCCTGGGCTGTATTGCTGCTCATATGTTTTACCGTCTTTACATGTACTCACGGTACTTCGCCTTTTTtgctcccgccccccccccccccctcctctcgcACAGTAATGGCGACCGTGCGATTTGcacttgttgaaaaaaaaaaacagaggctcTTCAGACCTCCACTTACTAAGCATGGTTTCGATATTCATgagcaacaaagaaaagaaaagacttGAAATTCCCTCCCTCCTATTTACGCAAAGGGGATGCCTAAGGTTTGTTTATAGCGAAAGAGACCGAAAAGTGAATTTTAAGCACGCACTTGTTTTTCGCCGCAATGAAAGCTTGGTTCCTCACCTGCTTGTTACCGGAACAGTTTGTTAGTAACGCTGTAGAAGCTTTTTTAATGGGAAGCCCTTCGCTGCCATTCGATAATAAGAGGCGGTTCGTGCCGCGTGCGCTGCCGCGGAAGAAGGCACTGATGAGCGCTGTCTCACAACGTTTCTCTAAGAGCGAAATTGCCTACATGAAATCAGTTGTTAAGTGATCAGCCTTGCTTGCGCTTGCTTGGCTCTGTTTTATTGTGACTTGGTTTTCTAACCTTGTATCactttgtttaatttttttttcatttttcttcctaaTATTCCGTAGCCTTTCTAATAAACATGCACTTGTGAGGCAGCGCTCGTCAGTGTCTTATTCCTGCGTACCCGTCCCTTTGTTGCGCTGAATTTTCCAAGGTGAGTCTTATGAGCCCGCCCACGAGTCGTTTCTGCCATAGCCGGCGCTCAGCAGCCGGTTTCTACAGACAGCATTCTTACAGAGCTCGAAGTTCATCGTGGTAGCCCCGGTGAAGCTAACCCTTGAGCTCCAGGCCGAAGCTGCCCTCGCAGTTACAGGGGCGGGTACAAAAGAGATGGCGCCGATGTGATAATAAGCGGCCACGGCCACCATAAACAAACCGGTTGCGGAGGCGTGACGTATTCAAGGGCGGGGCGCAGTGTCTActtgttttctttagtttttcggGTGCGCGGGAGTGTGAGTGGAGGAATTTTGAGGAGGAACAtaatttttaatcgccgataccTTCGATGTTATGAATGTTCCTCGAAAATTCTCACGCTTGGTTGACCAATGATGGGGTACCTATCACTCGTCTGCTTTACTAAACCTCGATAAATGCCGtttcatggcccctttaacaGGAAATCGGAAATATTATACCAGTATGGTGGTCGTGGGCGGATGCACGAATAATGGCAATGTTTCGCCTCAATATGACACTTCAATTTGTTTTATGCGACTTCCAATTAGAATTATGAATGATCGTTTCTTTTGTCTCAATCATTTACGAAGGAACAAAGTTGTCACGGAGGCCTGATTATattacatgttggcaatgcatgcaatatcattagaagctgttgatgtctTTACTGCAAGTTATATCTGGCGACGTAACTTCCTGTTGCTGACGtgactttcctccagccaatagAAATTATCCGATTTGCTGACGTCACTGCCACCAAGCGAATCAGCGAATTTTACGACCAAggccacgtttttttttcacgATGAGGCTTCTGACAATATCGTATTAACAGGCACCACTAGCTCCACTAGGTCGCGGCGAGGGCTTACCCTCATCGTTCTGCTGCCGATCTTGACTGACGTCCTTGTCTTGAATGGAAGTGCCCGCAGTTGGTGGATTTCCAGAGGCCCCCCTCGGTGGTACGAGCATCCTTGAGTGATAAGAGAATTTCATAGACAGATAGATAAAtataatttattattattattattattagtcagaCATCCTTTCTCTTTCTAAGGAACTGGTAGTGCCATGTGCCGTGTGCGGTTCGACGCTCAAAAGCATGCGCAAGGGCTATGACTGGAGAACTACGGATTAATTTAAACCTCCGGACAACACAGAGCACGCAGGAGTCCTTAAATTTCGCGACAGCAGAAATGGGATCGCAGCGTTCGGTCCCACACTGCCACCgccacttttttttgttttaaaaactacacataaaaaagaaagtgaaaaaaaaaattgtgttataCAATGCGGAGCAGTGGCACGAAGTCTCCTATGTGCAATCCATACCACTTTCCTATTTTACTCTCATGCTGCAGCTTCGCCTGCAGCCGTCTGCCGCAGAGATCACGTCATGCACACGAAATTTCCAACCCCGGTACACATGCGCTTTTCGGCGCCCAGAAAATTAACGTGGTTACGGCAATGTAAATCAAAATACAGCAAGCCAGGTCACAAGGCAAAAGCGCCTATTGCAAAACTTCCCCCTCCGCCTGTGCTGCATCAGTGGTTGCGGCGTCCGGCTCCTGAGCCAAACATTGTGGTCCTGGATCACCGCATCGGAGAGTACGTGTAGATGGCGCTGGCAGTCAGATTTCGCTACACCGTTAGGGGCGGTCCGGTGGTAAACACTCATCCATAGTACTCCATTACGATGAGCTTCATAGTACAAAGTGTCACTCTTGAACGTGAAATTCCAcgaatgcattaaaaaaaaaaaactcacccgTGGCTGCCAGGCGCATTGAATCGCAAGAAGAAGTGGTCGACGCAGTGTTCGTGCGCCATGTAGCAGCTGGTGCAGATGTCGTAGTTCGAGCACACTGCGCACTTCCATCGCGCGCCCACGATGCCATGACGGCAACCATTACAGGCGACACCATGTATCTCGGCTGCAGGACAGTAAATTGACCAGCAATACGTGTGAATTTCAAGCCTATTTTGACTATAGCTTTTCAAGACATCTGGAAGCAACTGATAGACGATTTCTGACCTAGAAAGCGAACAGCtgtgtcttctttttatttcttatgCTCTCTTATCTGGTGTTATTTGTATCGCTTTCAATGTGCGATTGGAAGGTTGCATAGTAATAGTTGATTACGTGTAAATTCATCATTGTGAAAATCGAATCTGATGTAGCAATGGTAGCAAGAGCGGAGAAGATGAGATCATTCCTAACACAGGATGAACTAGGGGTAGGACGGAAGCCTCACTCCACTATCCAACATTTTAACAACTGGTCGTGTTGGAACGTTGCCACATTTAGAAGTCCACGATGACAAGTGCTCTTGTCGAAGCGATGGCTAGCGAGCGGACTGAGGTTTCCTTTCCACCTGTTCTTTATAGCGAGTGATTTGAAATAGCCAGAATTTGCCTCGTTCGTCTTTGTAGTGGCCTAGGGGTTTGAGCATTCGAAGAAAGTTGAGCAGGCTAGACTGCTACAGAGAGACTGGAGCGGAGAGGCTGCTACATGATCCTGAAGCGTAAGCACTAAGGCAGCATTGCCTCACTGCATTGGTGGGGCGTTGACATCTGTTTGTATATTGGAATGTGAGTGCCGTTCCCGATAATGTTACTCTATGTGTGTTCCAAGCTCGCAGATTTTTCTCTTGCAGATTCTTGCAGATCTACAGATTTTTCTTCTCGAAAAGAAAATGTAATAAAATTTTCCAGTAACAAATACCCTTGCCTGAAAATCACTCTTATAAATATCTCGGTTTCATTTAAGTAAAAATCTAACCAGGTCGCAACACGTTCACTATGTAACGAATTCAGCTCATCAAGTTTTAGGGTACCTGCGCTGTAACCTTGCCTTAGCACCGCGTTCTATAAAATTGTTTGcttacttaacatttgtacgGTCGAAATTGGAGTTTTCATGCTCCGCCTATGATCCTAACTTTGCTAACCTGATTGACACACTGGAATCAGTCCAGAATCGCGTTGCAAGATTTGTTTGTTCTAATTTTTTATACCACACTAGCGTTTCGGCACTAAAATCTCAGCTTAATCTCCCCACATTGGCCTGTCGTCGCAAGGTCGCCCGTCTTTCCGTATATCATAAATTTTTTCCATACCTTTAATCATGAAGTTATTCCTATCACACGCGCTCATCGTATTTCCCGTAATTGTCACCCTAACGCCGTCTAccttgtgaaagcccgcaccgaaacatatcaccagtcttttttttttctgaaaacagcccgagactggaatgacctcccatccgaagtggcaaccatcatcgactGCAGCAGGTTCAAAACCGCCCTCGAACATCATCTGTATTCATGCTAATTGTCttctcagcccacccctcatgtaatgtccctccTGGACCTTTGaggagcaaataaataaataaaagtcacTGCTGCAGTGCGCTACCTTGGCTTGAATTACAAACCTAAATGCTTGATGAATACTTGCGGAAATTATTGCAGCGCGTaattacctgttttctcgttgtcGTTATCTTCGTGATCACCGTGAATTCCGCCAAACATCACAGACGTTGTTCTCGGAAAAACTAGGTGCCTGAAATTTCATATCAGAGATCATTCAAAGCTCCCATTTTGTTTTGAATTGTACCCTTTGCTACGAGGTCAAGAAAACCTGGCAGCCAAGTCTGAAAGCCTTCGCCACGGATACTTCCCACACACCTGTTTTGCTAAGTTGGAgctacactctaagcagaaatgtgtaaaaagggagtaagctgtactctacacactaaacagaaaactgtgaaaagggagtaagctgtggtctacactataaacagaaaggagtaaaaagggactaAGCTGTCCTTCAGAGTACTCGCTTTTATAAAAGCGATTGCGGTGGagcacagcttactccctttttttactCCGATGCAGTcctatttgtgtttagagtgcaggcgATTAAAACCATGACGAATGGCGACCCGTCCTCACCTTTTACTGCCGGGTGCATCATACCGCTCGAACATATGGTCCTGTTCGTGCGCGCCAGTAAAGTAGCAAGTGGTGCACAGGTTGTAACTGGAACAGGCTGCGCACGTCCATAGCGCACCGACTATGTCCCGCATGCGGCAGGAGCAGCAAAAGGTTCCTGGGAATCTGACAGCTGTAATACACCAAAGACACACCTCCTAGCTTCGGCAGTGTAGGCCAAAACAGGTTTCGATAAGCGGATTATAGAAATGTATCTTGCGAGATCATTCtcgcaggctagttggtgcatagtttgGCTGGACCGTTAGTGGGGAATGGCTGTgacaacatgtattttttgtttctatttgcCCTTCCATTTCTGTGCTAAAGGTCCGCCAAAGTATCATCGAAACGCGCACTTACTAGCAGTGTTCCGGGTTCGACAGCATGCTGGCTGCTGTGACGTAGGTGCAATATATGTACAGgctcggtcaaaagttcccaggacacagggtctgcttttgagcagtgaAAACAGGCAGTTACGACACCCCCGAAGCACAAAATTTCTGTAGAGGGTAGCAGAAGTATCGTTCTGACCTCTGATAACCTTGACAATTTTATCGGCCTCTTAAGTGCCAGGATATGCAGAAGAAAAGCAGACCTTGTGCCTTGGAAACTTCTGACCAGCCCTGTACACCATCCCATAACTTAAAATGCAGTATAGCACACTTGCTTTACCCTTTGGGCGGTGCAGGGTACCCAACGGTAATCTGTTTCAGGTTAATTTTAGACTATGCGTCGACGGCTAAATAATCCGTGGTTCCGTCAACTTCAGTCAAAGCTTTGATTCCAAGCCATATTGGGAGGAAAAGCAGATCAGGTTTAAAGGCCAAACTCTTTTGCTCCAGTTTCTCTCATTGGTGCTGCTCACGAGTGCTTTAGATGAGAGATAGTTGGGCGAATAGATGCATGATGCAAGAGAAGGGAGCACAAGAAAACGACACATGAGCGTTCTGTTCCTTGTGCTGTCATAGTTGTGCCGATGTCCTCTTGACTCATAAATGCTATGAGTTTAGAACGCCTGTGGGAGGTAACAAGGAGGGATTTTCTTTTCGTGATGCATATACTAGGTGCACTCACCTCGTGTTCCTGCGCTAGCCATCTAAACCAGTGGTTTCTGCGAAGTtggaaggctgaaaaaaaaaatcacaatgaAGTTTATTAGTATCTTCGTGTGAGCCAGCCGGTAGTTGTTGTGCTGCCATCTCCTACAATGCAGTTATTGCTTTCAAACTTtgatttcataaaaaaaaatacactgcTAGGGATGTGTAACCTGCACTCGGACCCACCCAGTCGATAAAAACAGCAGCAGATTTTTTCTCTACATAACAGGATTTTTTTGTAGTATTTATAGCCATTAACTAGTAGTTGCAACATAAATTTTTGTacaacataattttttttcagtaggTTTAGAGAGGTACCACAGAACTACAAGACGACAGAAAACTACGACAGAAAAATACTATATGCAATAATTCTATACTACAAAGTAGTCTATCACTGTGACAAAAAGACAaaacattttgtcgtattttgggcacgaTTCTGTTTATTTCGACTGTGCATGCACACGCCTCTCTGAACTTGATAGAAGGCTTTCTTGTGCAAACCTTTCCCTCTCTGTGACACAAGGCGCCGTGTTTTGTGCGTATAATTTACGGGCATTGTTTTTACTAATATGCAGTTTCTTATTTTGATAATCTGTCTTGCTTATGTTTATAGTGTTTTGATGCTCTCATATTTTTCACGTAACCCCCGTATACCTTTCCTTAACGTGATAAGTCGTCGTTTGGTAAAGACAGGTTAAAGTGTAAGAAATGCTTAATGTCCGCTCCAAAAGCCAACCTTAATCCGTTTTCAATTGGTCTCATGTAATCCGCCTTTATAAAAATAAGTATGTGCCATGTCAGCGAGGTTAGCGAAAGATTTATTCCTGCATTCTGAAGAAGGactgaggattgggcgatttCGTGGTGatccatcgtattaaaaaccagcgctaaaaaaaacAGAGGACGAGACGGGACACAAGGAAGGCGCTGAACTCACAACTAAactgtaagttcagcgccttccgtgtatctcgtctcgtcctctgtctgtTTTGTAGCGCTGGTTTTCAATACGATGGCTGCATTCTgagtcctatatatatatataacttcaAAAGTTAATTAACCGTTGGAATGGCATGAAATATTAAAGCACAGTACGGTAAACAGGCACTGCACAGAATTATACGCTTAAACGGGCTAAATTTAGCGTCTCCTTTCCTCCGGCTGACCGTAAGCAGAAACTGAAAACTACAGCTACAGTCAACA
Protein-coding sequences here:
- the LOC144121042 gene encoding uncharacterized protein LOC144121042 isoform X2; amino-acid sequence: MMHPAVKAEIHGVACNGCRHGIVGARWKCAVCSNYDICTSCYMAHEHCVDHFFLRFNAPGSHGMLVPPRGASGNPPTAGTSIQDKDVSQDRQQNDEAAKFQGIACHSCDARSIHGALWECEDCSSYKLCTTCYLNGVHDHDHMFARLDAPRKRYQVAPRASSVMYGGSLSGHERTVNERAVHNITCKGCSHRGIVGTRWKCAVCFDYDLCSECFRDHGHDLDHVFLRFNEPGSPGLHVVPQRIYEWRRTADTSAKHKDACGTRQEDKHARKRKGSPNGDRCGPSKLARELRELKETLQCAICMERERNVAFLCGHSSCADCAKTLEHCHMCRVRIRKKITLY
- the LOC144121042 gene encoding uncharacterized protein LOC144121042 isoform X1 — protein: MASAGTRAVRFPGTFCCSCRMRDIVGALWTCAACSSYNLCTTCYFTGAHEQDHMFERYDAPGSKRHLVFPRTTSVMFGGIHGDHEDNDNEKTAEIHGVACNGCRHGIVGARWKCAVCSNYDICTSCYMAHEHCVDHFFLRFNAPGSHGMLVPPRGASGNPPTAGTSIQDKDVSQDRQQNDEAAKFQGIACHSCDARSIHGALWECEDCSSYKLCTTCYLNGVHDHDHMFARLDAPRKRYQVAPRASSVMYGGSLSGHERTVNERAVHNITCKGCSHRGIVGTRWKCAVCFDYDLCSECFRDHGHDLDHVFLRFNEPGSPGLHVVPQRIYEWRRTADTSAKHKDACGTRQEDKHARKRKGSPNGDRCGPSKLARELRELKETLQCAICMERERNVAFLCGHSSCADCAKTLEHCHMCRVRIRKKITLY